A region from the Poecilia reticulata strain Guanapo linkage group LG12, Guppy_female_1.0+MT, whole genome shotgun sequence genome encodes:
- the rasgrf2a gene encoding ras-specific guanine nucleotide-releasing factor 2 isoform X1, with protein sequence MQKSVRYNEGHALYLSVVARKEGSKRGYLSKKTTENSRWTEKYFALYQNVLFYFENDQSARPSGIYLLEGCTCERAPAPKVSAISKEPVEKQQHYFLVIFGHEGQKPLELRSEDESDCNEWVECIQQASYSDIMIEREILMQKYIHLVQILETEKIAANQLRTQLEDQDTEIERLKAEIVLLNKAKERMLPFQSNQEEEDPDIKKIKKVQSFMRGWLCRRKWKIIVQDYICSPHAESMRKRNQIVFNMVESETEYVHQLSILVNCFLRPLRMAASSKKPPISHDDVSSIFLNSETIMFLHEIFHQGLKARIANWPTLVLADLFDILLPMLNIYQEFVRNHQYSLQVLANCKQNRDFDKLLKQYESNAGCEGRMLETFLTYPMFQIPRYIITLHELLAHTPHEHVERKSLEFAKSKLEELSKMMHDEVSDTENIRKNLAIERMIVEGCDILLDTSQTFVRQGSLIQLPSSSERGMLSKVRLGSLSLRKEGERQCFLFTKHFLICTRTSGGKLHLLKQGGTLSLIECTLIEELDASDEDYNAAGQGFSHLEFKIVVEPPDGQSFSVVLLAPSRQEKAAWTSDISQCIDNIRCNGLMTSVFEENSKVSVPHMIKSDARLHKDDVDICFSKTLNSCKVPQIRYASVERLLERLTDLRFLSIDFLNTFLHTYRIFTTATVVIDKLADIYKKPFTSIPVRIEQHSYDRLSIMSLCPDYSLKITQLALDQSKSLELFFATNQGSWGSDPLNNKSPRLCRKFSSPPPISIPSRTSSPVHCRKLSLSSPVGVKVGALDLSTTPPLSAANSPTSSHSPSISSPPPGSNRLPFGFSSPPPTATRSPSLPQASGVSSPPPASTRAPLDLSRGPSSPELSPAAGDDVSGELPRIDAFCGKLRRSIRRAVLESVSLDKFIPESPSSTEPGDLSPCRSPSTPRHLRYRQSGVTAGESSRCTMSPASAFAIATAAAGHSSSQGFSNSEKTCDKEFIIRRAATNRVLNVLRHWVSKHSQDFDLNSELKTGVISLLEEVLRDPDLLPQERKAATNILSAISQDEPDDTQLRIEDILQMVSKSCPLLHFIVAESPKVECFESLSAMEMAEQITLLDHIVFRSIPYEEFLGQGWMKVDKTERTPYIMKTSQHFNDMSNLVASQIMAHSDVGSRAGSIEKWLAVADICRCLNNYNGVLEITSALNRSAIYRLKKTWAKVCKQTKALMDRLQKIVSSEGRFKNLRETLKNCNPPCVPYLGMYLTDLAFIEEGTPNFTEDGLVNFSKMRMISHIIREIRQFQQAPYRIEHQSKVTQFLLDKTVVMDEDTLYELSLKIEPRVPPG encoded by the exons CACTACTTCCTGGTCATTTTTGGTCATGAAGGTCAGAAACCTCTGGAGCTGCGGTCAGAGGACGAGTCGGACTGCAACGAGTGGGTGGAGTGCATCCAGCAGGCCAG CTACTCTGACATCATGATCGAGCGCGAGATCCTGATGCAGAAGTACATCCACCTGGTCCAGATCCTGGAGACGGAGAAGattgcagccaatcagctgcgCACTCAGCTGGAGGATCAGGACACGGAGATCGAGCGGCTCAAGGCCGAG ATTGTGTTGTTGAACAAAGCCAAGGAGAGGATGCTGCCATTCCAGAGCAACCAAGAAGAGGAGGACCCGGACatcaaaaagattaaaaag GTGCAAAGCTTCATGCGTGGCTGGTTGTGCCGGAGGAAGTGGAAGATCATCGTCCAGGACTACATCTGCTCGCCTCACGCAGAGAGCATGAGGAAGAGGAACCAGATCGTGTTCAACATGGTGGAGTCAGAGACGGAGTACGTCCACCAGCTCTCCATTCTGGTCAACTGCTTTCTCAGGCCGCTGCGCATGGCCGCCAGCTCCAAGAAGCCTCCCATAAGCCATGATGACGTCAGCAGCATCTTCCTCAACAG TGAGACCATCATGTTTCTGCACGAGATCTTCCACCAGGGCCTGAAGGCTCGCATCGCCAACTGGCCGACGTTGGTTCTGG CTGACCTGTTCGACATCCTGCTGCCCATGCTCAACATTTACCAGGAGTTTGTGCGGAACCACCAGTACAGCCTGCAGGTTCTGGCCAACTGCAAGCAGAACCGAGACTTTGACAAGCTGCTCAAACAGTACGAATCCAACGCCGGCTGTGAGGGCCGCATGCTGGAAACCTTCCTCACTTACCCCATGTTCCAG aTTCCTCGATACATCATCACCCTCCATGAGCTGCTGGCGCACACACCTCATGAGCATGTGGAGCGCAAGAGCCTGGAGTTCGCCAAATCCAAACTGGAAGAGTTGTCAAA AATGATGCATGACGAGGTGAGCGACACGGAGAACATCAGGAAAAATCTGGCCATTGAAAGGATGATCGTTGAAGGCTGCGACATTTTGTTAGACACCAGCCAGACCTTCGTCAGACAAG GTTCTCTCATCCAGCTGCCGTCCAGCAGTGAACGGGGCATGCTCAGTAAGGTGCGTCTGGGTTCGCTCTCactgaggaaggaaggagagcGGCAGTGTTTCCTGTTCACCAAGCACTTCCTCATCTGTACACGGACCTCTGGAGGGAAGCTGCACCTGCTGAAG CAGGGAGGAACTCTGTCTCTGATTGAGTGCACTCTGATTGAGGAACTAGATGCCAGTGATGAAGACT ACAATGCTGCAGGTCAAGGCTTCAGTCACCTGGAGTTTAAAATTGTGGTGGAGCCCCCTGATGGTCAGAGCTTCTCCGTTGTTCTCCTGGCTCCTTCCCGCCAGGAGAAAGCTGCCTGGACCAGCGACATCAGCCAG tGCATCGATAACATCCGCTGTAACGGCCTGATGACCAGCGTGTTTGAGGAGAACTCTAAAGTTTCTGTGCCCCACATGATCAA gTCCGACGCCAGGCTGCATAAAGACGACGTCGACATTTGCTTCAGCAAGACACTCAACTCCTGCAAAGTCCCTCAGATCAGATACGCCAGTGTGGAGCGGCTGCTGGAACGCCTCACTGACCTGCGCTTCCTCTCCATCGATTTTCTCAACACCTTCCTCCACACGTACCGGATCTTCACCACGGCCACCGTGGTCATCGACAAACTGGCCGACATCTATAAGAAACCCTTCACCTCCATTCCTGTGAG GATCGAGCAGCACTCATACGACCGTCTGTCCATCATGTCTCTCTGTCCCGACTACAGTCTCAAGATCACACAGCTGGCTTTGGACCAGTCCAA GTCTCTGGAGCTTTTCTTCGCCACCAACCAGGGCTCCTGGGGATCCGACCCGCTGAACAACAAATCCCCCAGACTCTGCCGCAAGTTCTCCTCCCCGCCTCCCATCTCCATCCCGTCCCGCACCTCCTCCCCAGTGCACTGCCGCAAGCTGTCCCTGAGCTCGCCGGTGGGCGTGAAGGTCGGGGCGTTGGACCTGTCCACCACCCCGCCGCTGTCCGCGGCCAACTCCCCCACCTCTAGCCACAGCCCCTCCATCTCCTCTCCTCCACCCGGCTCCAACCGGCTGCCGTTCGGCTTCTCGTCACCCCCGCCCACCGCCACGCGTTCCCCCAGTCTCCCGCAGGCCTCCGGGGTGTCTTCGCCGCCTCCCGCCTCCACCAGGGCCCCGCTGGACCTCAGCCGGGGCCCCAGCTCCCCAGAGCTGAGTCCGGCCGCGGGGGACGACGTCAGTGGAGAGCTGCCACGCATCGACGCCTTCTGTGGGAAGCTGAGGCGCAGCATCCGCAGAG CTGTTCTGGAGTCAGTATCCCTGGACAAGTTCATTCCTGAGTCACCATCCAGCACCGAGCCGGGGGACCTGTCCCCCTGCCGCTCCCCATCCACACCCAGACACCTCCGCTACAGACAGTCTGGAG TAACAGCCGGGGAGAGCTCTCGCTGCACCATGTCACCAGCGTCGGCGTTCGCCATCGCCACGGCGGCCGCAGGGCACAGCAGCTCGCAGG GTTTTAGTAACTCTGAGAAAACATGTGATAAGGAATTCATCATCCGCAGAGCTGCTACCAACAGAGTCCTCAATGTGCTGCGGCACTGGGTCTCTAAACACTCCCAG GACTTTGACCTGAACAGCGAGCTGAAGACAGGAGTGATCAGTCTGCTGGAGGAGGTGCTGCGAGACCCAGATCTTCTGCCCcaagagagaaaagcagcaacCAACATTTTAAG TGCCATTTCTCAGGACGAACCAGACGACACTCAGCTGAGGATAGAAGACATCCTACAGATGGTCAGT aaaagctgccCTCTTCTGCATTTCATTGTG GCGGAGAGTCCTAAAGTCGAGTGTTTTGAGTCCCTTTCAGCCATGGAGATGGCGGAGCAGATCACGCTGCTGGATCACATCGTTTTCAGGAGCATTCCCTATGA GGAGTTTTTGGGTCAGGGCTGGATGAAGGTGGACAAGACTGAAAGGACTCCatacatcatgaagaccagcCAGCACTTTAATGAT ATGAGCAACCTGGTGGCGTCTCAGATCATGGCCCACAGCGACGTGGGCTCTCGGGCTGGCTCCATAGAGAAGTGGCTGGCCGTGGCCGACATCTGTCGCTGCCTCAACAACTACAACGGCGTGCTGGAGATCACCTCTGCTCTCAACCGCAGCGCCATCTACAGGCTGAAGAAAACCTGGGCTAAAGTTTGCAAACAG acaaaGGCGCTGATGGACCGGCTTCAGAAGATCGTATCATCAGAGGGGAGGTTCAAAAATCTCAGAGAGACGCTGAAAAA CTGCAACCCTCCGTGTGTGCCGTACCTGGGCATGTACCTGACTGACCTGGCCTTCATCGAGGAGGGAACGCCCAACTTCACTGAGGACGGGCTGGTTAACTTCTCCAAGATGAGAATG ATCTCTCATATCATCCGGGAAATTCGTCAGTTCCAGCAGGCTCCTTACAGGATAGAGCACCAATCCAAG GTAACTCAGTTCCTGCTGGATAAGACCGTAGTAATGGATGAAGATACTCTGTATGAGCTCTCACTGAAGATCGAACCTCGAGTCCCTCCAGGTTAA
- the rasgrf2a gene encoding ras-specific guanine nucleotide-releasing factor 2 isoform X2 has translation MQKSVRYNEGHALYLSVVARKEGSKRGYLSKKTTENSRWTEKYFALYQNVLFYFENDQSARPSGIYLLEGCTCERAPAPKVSAISKEPVEKQQHYFLVIFGHEGQKPLELRSEDESDCNEWVECIQQASYSDIMIEREILMQKYIHLVQILETEKIAANQLRTQLEDQDTEIERLKAEIVLLNKAKERMLPFQSNQEEEDPDIKKIKKVQSFMRGWLCRRKWKIIVQDYICSPHAESMRKRNQIVFNMVESETEYVHQLSILVNCFLRPLRMAASSKKPPISHDDVSSIFLNSETIMFLHEIFHQGLKARIANWPTLVLADLFDILLPMLNIYQEFVRNHQYSLQVLANCKQNRDFDKLLKQYESNAGCEGRMLETFLTYPMFQIPRYIITLHELLAHTPHEHVERKSLEFAKSKLEELSKMMHDEVSDTENIRKNLAIERMIVEGCDILLDTSQTFVRQGSLIQLPSSSERGMLSKVRLGSLSLRKEGERQCFLFTKHFLICTRTSGGKLHLLKGGTLSLIECTLIEELDASDEDYNAAGQGFSHLEFKIVVEPPDGQSFSVVLLAPSRQEKAAWTSDISQCIDNIRCNGLMTSVFEENSKVSVPHMIKSDARLHKDDVDICFSKTLNSCKVPQIRYASVERLLERLTDLRFLSIDFLNTFLHTYRIFTTATVVIDKLADIYKKPFTSIPVRIEQHSYDRLSIMSLCPDYSLKITQLALDQSKSLELFFATNQGSWGSDPLNNKSPRLCRKFSSPPPISIPSRTSSPVHCRKLSLSSPVGVKVGALDLSTTPPLSAANSPTSSHSPSISSPPPGSNRLPFGFSSPPPTATRSPSLPQASGVSSPPPASTRAPLDLSRGPSSPELSPAAGDDVSGELPRIDAFCGKLRRSIRRAVLESVSLDKFIPESPSSTEPGDLSPCRSPSTPRHLRYRQSGVTAGESSRCTMSPASAFAIATAAAGHSSSQGFSNSEKTCDKEFIIRRAATNRVLNVLRHWVSKHSQDFDLNSELKTGVISLLEEVLRDPDLLPQERKAATNILSAISQDEPDDTQLRIEDILQMVSKSCPLLHFIVAESPKVECFESLSAMEMAEQITLLDHIVFRSIPYEEFLGQGWMKVDKTERTPYIMKTSQHFNDMSNLVASQIMAHSDVGSRAGSIEKWLAVADICRCLNNYNGVLEITSALNRSAIYRLKKTWAKVCKQTKALMDRLQKIVSSEGRFKNLRETLKNCNPPCVPYLGMYLTDLAFIEEGTPNFTEDGLVNFSKMRMISHIIREIRQFQQAPYRIEHQSKVTQFLLDKTVVMDEDTLYELSLKIEPRVPPG, from the exons CACTACTTCCTGGTCATTTTTGGTCATGAAGGTCAGAAACCTCTGGAGCTGCGGTCAGAGGACGAGTCGGACTGCAACGAGTGGGTGGAGTGCATCCAGCAGGCCAG CTACTCTGACATCATGATCGAGCGCGAGATCCTGATGCAGAAGTACATCCACCTGGTCCAGATCCTGGAGACGGAGAAGattgcagccaatcagctgcgCACTCAGCTGGAGGATCAGGACACGGAGATCGAGCGGCTCAAGGCCGAG ATTGTGTTGTTGAACAAAGCCAAGGAGAGGATGCTGCCATTCCAGAGCAACCAAGAAGAGGAGGACCCGGACatcaaaaagattaaaaag GTGCAAAGCTTCATGCGTGGCTGGTTGTGCCGGAGGAAGTGGAAGATCATCGTCCAGGACTACATCTGCTCGCCTCACGCAGAGAGCATGAGGAAGAGGAACCAGATCGTGTTCAACATGGTGGAGTCAGAGACGGAGTACGTCCACCAGCTCTCCATTCTGGTCAACTGCTTTCTCAGGCCGCTGCGCATGGCCGCCAGCTCCAAGAAGCCTCCCATAAGCCATGATGACGTCAGCAGCATCTTCCTCAACAG TGAGACCATCATGTTTCTGCACGAGATCTTCCACCAGGGCCTGAAGGCTCGCATCGCCAACTGGCCGACGTTGGTTCTGG CTGACCTGTTCGACATCCTGCTGCCCATGCTCAACATTTACCAGGAGTTTGTGCGGAACCACCAGTACAGCCTGCAGGTTCTGGCCAACTGCAAGCAGAACCGAGACTTTGACAAGCTGCTCAAACAGTACGAATCCAACGCCGGCTGTGAGGGCCGCATGCTGGAAACCTTCCTCACTTACCCCATGTTCCAG aTTCCTCGATACATCATCACCCTCCATGAGCTGCTGGCGCACACACCTCATGAGCATGTGGAGCGCAAGAGCCTGGAGTTCGCCAAATCCAAACTGGAAGAGTTGTCAAA AATGATGCATGACGAGGTGAGCGACACGGAGAACATCAGGAAAAATCTGGCCATTGAAAGGATGATCGTTGAAGGCTGCGACATTTTGTTAGACACCAGCCAGACCTTCGTCAGACAAG GTTCTCTCATCCAGCTGCCGTCCAGCAGTGAACGGGGCATGCTCAGTAAGGTGCGTCTGGGTTCGCTCTCactgaggaaggaaggagagcGGCAGTGTTTCCTGTTCACCAAGCACTTCCTCATCTGTACACGGACCTCTGGAGGGAAGCTGCACCTGCTGAAG GGAGGAACTCTGTCTCTGATTGAGTGCACTCTGATTGAGGAACTAGATGCCAGTGATGAAGACT ACAATGCTGCAGGTCAAGGCTTCAGTCACCTGGAGTTTAAAATTGTGGTGGAGCCCCCTGATGGTCAGAGCTTCTCCGTTGTTCTCCTGGCTCCTTCCCGCCAGGAGAAAGCTGCCTGGACCAGCGACATCAGCCAG tGCATCGATAACATCCGCTGTAACGGCCTGATGACCAGCGTGTTTGAGGAGAACTCTAAAGTTTCTGTGCCCCACATGATCAA gTCCGACGCCAGGCTGCATAAAGACGACGTCGACATTTGCTTCAGCAAGACACTCAACTCCTGCAAAGTCCCTCAGATCAGATACGCCAGTGTGGAGCGGCTGCTGGAACGCCTCACTGACCTGCGCTTCCTCTCCATCGATTTTCTCAACACCTTCCTCCACACGTACCGGATCTTCACCACGGCCACCGTGGTCATCGACAAACTGGCCGACATCTATAAGAAACCCTTCACCTCCATTCCTGTGAG GATCGAGCAGCACTCATACGACCGTCTGTCCATCATGTCTCTCTGTCCCGACTACAGTCTCAAGATCACACAGCTGGCTTTGGACCAGTCCAA GTCTCTGGAGCTTTTCTTCGCCACCAACCAGGGCTCCTGGGGATCCGACCCGCTGAACAACAAATCCCCCAGACTCTGCCGCAAGTTCTCCTCCCCGCCTCCCATCTCCATCCCGTCCCGCACCTCCTCCCCAGTGCACTGCCGCAAGCTGTCCCTGAGCTCGCCGGTGGGCGTGAAGGTCGGGGCGTTGGACCTGTCCACCACCCCGCCGCTGTCCGCGGCCAACTCCCCCACCTCTAGCCACAGCCCCTCCATCTCCTCTCCTCCACCCGGCTCCAACCGGCTGCCGTTCGGCTTCTCGTCACCCCCGCCCACCGCCACGCGTTCCCCCAGTCTCCCGCAGGCCTCCGGGGTGTCTTCGCCGCCTCCCGCCTCCACCAGGGCCCCGCTGGACCTCAGCCGGGGCCCCAGCTCCCCAGAGCTGAGTCCGGCCGCGGGGGACGACGTCAGTGGAGAGCTGCCACGCATCGACGCCTTCTGTGGGAAGCTGAGGCGCAGCATCCGCAGAG CTGTTCTGGAGTCAGTATCCCTGGACAAGTTCATTCCTGAGTCACCATCCAGCACCGAGCCGGGGGACCTGTCCCCCTGCCGCTCCCCATCCACACCCAGACACCTCCGCTACAGACAGTCTGGAG TAACAGCCGGGGAGAGCTCTCGCTGCACCATGTCACCAGCGTCGGCGTTCGCCATCGCCACGGCGGCCGCAGGGCACAGCAGCTCGCAGG GTTTTAGTAACTCTGAGAAAACATGTGATAAGGAATTCATCATCCGCAGAGCTGCTACCAACAGAGTCCTCAATGTGCTGCGGCACTGGGTCTCTAAACACTCCCAG GACTTTGACCTGAACAGCGAGCTGAAGACAGGAGTGATCAGTCTGCTGGAGGAGGTGCTGCGAGACCCAGATCTTCTGCCCcaagagagaaaagcagcaacCAACATTTTAAG TGCCATTTCTCAGGACGAACCAGACGACACTCAGCTGAGGATAGAAGACATCCTACAGATGGTCAGT aaaagctgccCTCTTCTGCATTTCATTGTG GCGGAGAGTCCTAAAGTCGAGTGTTTTGAGTCCCTTTCAGCCATGGAGATGGCGGAGCAGATCACGCTGCTGGATCACATCGTTTTCAGGAGCATTCCCTATGA GGAGTTTTTGGGTCAGGGCTGGATGAAGGTGGACAAGACTGAAAGGACTCCatacatcatgaagaccagcCAGCACTTTAATGAT ATGAGCAACCTGGTGGCGTCTCAGATCATGGCCCACAGCGACGTGGGCTCTCGGGCTGGCTCCATAGAGAAGTGGCTGGCCGTGGCCGACATCTGTCGCTGCCTCAACAACTACAACGGCGTGCTGGAGATCACCTCTGCTCTCAACCGCAGCGCCATCTACAGGCTGAAGAAAACCTGGGCTAAAGTTTGCAAACAG acaaaGGCGCTGATGGACCGGCTTCAGAAGATCGTATCATCAGAGGGGAGGTTCAAAAATCTCAGAGAGACGCTGAAAAA CTGCAACCCTCCGTGTGTGCCGTACCTGGGCATGTACCTGACTGACCTGGCCTTCATCGAGGAGGGAACGCCCAACTTCACTGAGGACGGGCTGGTTAACTTCTCCAAGATGAGAATG ATCTCTCATATCATCCGGGAAATTCGTCAGTTCCAGCAGGCTCCTTACAGGATAGAGCACCAATCCAAG GTAACTCAGTTCCTGCTGGATAAGACCGTAGTAATGGATGAAGATACTCTGTATGAGCTCTCACTGAAGATCGAACCTCGAGTCCCTCCAGGTTAA